The Pempheris klunzingeri isolate RE-2024b chromosome 15, fPemKlu1.hap1, whole genome shotgun sequence genome contains the following window.
CCTGGAGCCCTTCCTGAGCGCCGAGCAGAAGACTGAGCTGCTGAGGATCTGCAACTCTGAAGATGTTGAGTGTCTGCAGTATCACCTGAGGGCAGCTTATGGCTACCGCCCTGCCCCTGGCCCAGCTCCATCCTACGCCGCCCTCAAATGTGACCCCAAGGACCCCTACTGCAGGCCCCTCCTGGTCCAGAAAGCCCCCACAGGCTTCTACCACCTGCTCTACCCCAGCTGTGACCCAGAAGTCGATCCTCTGTGCGTGACCAAAGTCGCTGCTCCTGCTCCCCTCGCTGCAGAGGAGCCCCCCAAAGAGCAACACTGCAACCCTCTCTTTGACGCCGGCTGCAACCCCCTGACTGCCACCAAACTGTCTGACCTCACCAAGCCCGTGCTGGAGTACCCCCTCAAGGATGAGCCCgcacctcctgctgctcccaTGATGTGCGACCCTCGCTTTGACCCATACTGCATACTGGCAGCCGCCGCTGCCCTGCGCAAGCCTGCTCCACAGATCCCCGAACACCAGGTCTGAATTTGAAGTCCTGCTACTAGGATTGAATAGTTCAAAATTTAGACTAATCTAGTGTAATCTTGCTAGTTGAATGATTCTATTgattttctcttccttttcatTTGGTTTGTAAAATTGGTGTTGCATAATGCTTTTACTTGCTATGTTCAGATTTGCATCTGttttgaacaaaaacacaaatcaattaatcaactagGTCCGCTACAAGCTTGGCGTCCCCGGCAAGACCAAGGAAGGCCACGACTGCTATGTGCACTATGACAAAGACTGCACCCCAGTGAAGTCTGGCCCTGAGGCCAAGGCCGACATCAAAGCTCCAGCCAAGCCTTTCTGCCATCCATTCGACCCCAACTGCGGCAAGTTTGCTTCAACCGCCAGCGTCGAGGCCCCGAAGCCCAGCAAGGATGGAATAATCTTGCCCGATCCTGACTGCGACCCCGAGTTCGACTACAACTGCCGCCTGCGTCGTGCTGAGCCCGCCGCTGCTGCTGATGAGCCTGCCGCCGCTGCTGATGAGCCCGCCAAGGAAGCCACTGTCCCACACTTTGAAGACTTCCTCAGGGGTGTCATGAGCCAGTACAAGTAGATTTCTGAGGAAACATGACAACAGAATCAACACCTGCAGGAAAATCTACCTGGTAGGACTGGAGCTCACTCTGTAGTCCCTAATCTTTATGGCTGTGATGGACCACAACTTTCCACAATATCATCCATACAGTCCACACAAAACCATAAAACTAATCAGAAAATATTACAGATTTTACAGCCAATCTGATTTTCCCACATAAAAGGTCCAAGCAACATAGAACAGTATGTGAAACTTGTGATTTAAACACttcatgtttgtatgtttgtagaAAGGAGTCGTATGTATAGATGTGTGATAGAGTAGGGGTAGTTTTAATTTCTGTCAGTGGGCAAATTTCTTTCTATTGTACATTGTCTGTTTCCATTTGAGTCACaccaaatgtatttaatgtcgtttttcacatttttctgtaaCTCACAACCTCATAATGCTTCGtctgtttagtttttataaAGTTCTAAATAAAAAAGAGTTGAAAAACTTCTGAATTTTCTCTTTGGAGGTTAAACCATCTGCACActgaggacacaaacacacatctgctcggaagctaaaaataaaagtataaaggCACAACACAATTAATCCTAAAGTCTTAAGAAAATGATTTGAATGTTAGCGGGagctctgtaaacacaacatttaagcACATCAGTCCCCAGATGTTGCAGCTAACATGCAGCATATAATTGGGCCTCAGTGTGCCAGCTGGCATGTTGCGCCTGCACCACTTTATGTTCCACCAATATGAAAAAAGCTTGCTCCATctgaacattttttattcacaCATAACCAgtaaaaatatgtgttttgcATGATAACACATCACACCGAGAGACCCCCCCCCGCCCCAGTGAGTCATATGATACACGTCTAAACCATCCTGCTACCAGTTGCACTCAACAATGTACCCAAAACTGTATTTTACTTATAACAAAGAGTAGCTTAAAAGGGCAGCACATCTCGATCACAATCGCTCTTTGCTGCCAACACTCTAATGAATGGAGGTAGATGGATCTTTGATGTGCTTTTCAAAATTACATCTAAACATGAAAAGCTGCTTTGAGAGGCTGCTCAGCGGTGCCTTGAGCTGACTGCTATCGTTAGCAGGCTGACGCGCTCACAGTGACATCGCTGACATCCTGATTCTGGAGGTACAACTTCATCAATATTCATCAGCTTGGTTCAATCTATCAGCAGGCTGATTAGcgttaaacacaaagtacagctgttGGGAACGCCAtaagttttgcaggtatttggtcacaaGCCAAAGTGGTGGCAAAATTAAAGATTAAGTAGATCGACTGGCCAACGCTGCCATAGAGCCTTCTGGCATGGCTAAAAGCTCAACAGTGTCACAGTTCTCCACATTTGTCTCGATGATTAATGATAAGAACAGGAATTCATTGATGAGAGCACCTAATCAGCAACATGAAGGGATCCTGCACAGTGTGGTCTCTCCCTCCCTGACCTCTGCCACTGGGTCAGAGACATCAATGTgttatttgactcacatttccTAGAGGCTAAAACTATCCGCTAACCTTAGGTTGAAATAAATGGTAACCAAGACTTTTTGACACCAAATTGAGTCTCTacagagtgaatgtgtgaaCAGCTATTTGTACCCACAACACAGTTTCAAATGCACTCATGCACTAAACTAGAGACGTTGGTATTTACAAGAGTGTATTATCTGTGTGTCAAGCATCAGTGTAGCACCAGATACAAATGCAGTATGAGTCTCTGTCAGTACTGAATCTTAGTAAACCTACTAATTACAACAAAAGCAGAACCGCAGATTCAGTCTTTTCAGTTTGTACAAcgtgaaaacacatttattgaaGAAATACTGAATGATAAAGTGTGGTATCGTCTCTCAGTGCTgctgaaacattatttttcagAGATGAACTTCAGGCATGGGCTACAAGGACCGACCGTCTGCATTTCAACAGCTTCTCGACAGCTCCAGCACACAGCAGTCGACTCAAGGAGACGaatgccactgctgctgctgacagtttTAAAGGCAGATAACACAAAGCCGGGCCCAGTAATGACTACCTGAACACAACATGCACTCAAGAAAGCCCCACGGTGGAGGTATGTTCCTAATAGTAGCTGTCGTCCTGTAAAGTTTGAACTGCTGAGTTCTCCTGCTGCACTGGGAATAAAACTGTCAGAAGCAACACAAACTTTACCTTTCACTCAAGTCCAGTCAGGATCATCAGCTGTTCTCTGTGCGGTTTACACTGATGGTTCTAATATGCAAAATATAGCATAAAGATTGATCACTTagttcacttcacttcactatacattatattatgttattttatttgtccCAGCAGGACACCGGCATCCCGCCCTATGTTTAAGTGAGGCTTGCAAATGAATTGCTTGGTCCATCTCGCTGTCAGTCAACATCCTCGTGAACAAAATGAACacttggttgtgtttttttatagtGATACGAAGCAATGTGATGTCTCGCCTTGCTTCTTAGGTTATGTTTGTCATTGCTTTATCATTCTTTCATCATTTCCCCTTTTACTGTGTCATACTCACATCACCTCCCCCTTCCCACTGTGtttagtctgtgtgtttccCCTTTTCTGTGCCATTTCTACCTCTGTGTCAAACCCTCCAGCGTGTCTCTACCCGTGTTTAGTGTTCCCGGCTTTTGATTGTTTATTATGTTCCTATCTAAGcctttttgtcttcttcttgaCAGATTTGCTAGCCATTCCCCACACTGATCACCTGTGTGTTGAACCTTGAGTAGAGCCTGGTAATTGAGTCGTGCTATAGggtcctttgtctttgtctacACCAGATGTTACAAGCAACATCTGAGCAGCACTTGTGATTGTGTCCCATTGTTCCTCCTGGTGAATGAGGCTGTACGGCGCTGACTCAATAGCTGTGTTGTTCATTAGCTGTGATATTTTAGGGAACTATTCACATTGTAGGTGTTAATTCTTGACCCTGATGAAGTCAGAAAAATTAGTGACACTGTTTGATCCATAAaattaaccccttactgcctgaatttatttacaattatataaaaaaaattaattatttgtgtttttgcattcaagcagatgctaaatgaagtggagattgttaatttgaatataacatagcatagactagtgcaatataataatagtacaataaaatatatatgtacatacggatagaatatatatatatttatttcatgtatgtatgcatccatgtatatataatgtatacatagaagatgcatcaaccagcattagtgggatgcagaggccacctcagatgCATCAAGACTGGAAGAGGTTTCGCGACAACagtcaacaaggggttaaaCCAATGCATAAGTGCCTTAAATCtacattctttctaatggccagcagggggcgactgtgctggttgcaaaaagaagtccaaatgaatggaagtctatgagaagaTGACCCTACTTCTCGCTAGATGTATcgcctcagtaaacactttctaATTGAGTTTATGGTTTCGCTTGTTCTTTGAAGTCGTCCTTCAGCACAGCATGATGCTCATTTAATACATATTAGTCCTTTTAGAGTAAAATAGGCGATAAAGCAGATAAAGCAAAAATAAGATGCCGAcggccatgaaaccaagatggtgatgcCCATAAAGAATGCCAAatgccaaaatgccaaactcaaggcttcaaaacgtTGGTCCAAAACCCTATGGATGACGTCACAGtggccacgtccacttcttatatacagtctatggtctGGTTTACTTTGagtaaatgttttgttgttgtgcttgATCAGTTTGAACCTGTTTTACTTCTTGATTATGAAGCTGTTGAAGCTCCTAGCTGCTGTCTCTACGAAAACCTGACAGATTACTTTAATCAGTTGTGTTACTGTTCTCTAGTAAAATGCATTCTGTTTTTGTATATCAGTGTATTTGTATACAATCTTGACTGCaaatattcaaatcaaataaatcgTCATTTTTCAAATAGTCAAAGTTATTCTGAAAAAACAAGTACATCAACAATCTGAGGCTGATTTTCAGACTTTCAGAGGAACTTTTCTGTTCCTATTTTCTGGCCTAATTTGCTTCAGGGTTTCAAATCCTTTTATCCTGAAGCAAATGGTTGAATCTGCAATGTGAATGAGATAATTTGGGAACATATTAAATTTTTAAAGGAAACTTTCCGAACAAGtctcacatttttaatttgattcacTCTGCCTTGAGCCAGTGAATGCATTTCTTGAAAATGTCTTCAACTGAGAGCAAATCTGCTGGAAAGAAGATAAAGCACATCATTGCAGAGATGTTTCCACTTTCTACTCAGGTGTGAGGCTTCATGTCTACATGCAGATCCCACCAGGTGGCGCTGATCTCCCAGTGCTCCGACGAGTGAGGCTGTCGGTGCTGCAGCTAATGCAGGTCTGCCATCTGTCTACACCTGCTGTCACACCTGTCTCAGAGCAtgaagctctgtctccatcacagTCTGATTGTCATGGCCGCTGTAATAAAAGCTGGACAGTTGACAGGAGAGTTGTTCTTTTAGCCTGTAAACATTCATTAATGAATCTTAATTAACTGTGTCACTTGTGCCAATTAGATTACCTCCTCTTTGATACTAGTAAAAACAGTTTCTTATCCAAACTATACAAAAGAGTTTATCAGAAAGTTTGATATCTTTAGGTGAGATGTGTAAAAGTTGCATAAAATGTCGTTGTTCAAAATTGAATTTCATCTGAGGTCGTCTCGGGGGAGCAGAGATCAAAcagtgtgaggaggagaaaaagaaaatgtttggaatCAATTTCACGCCTCTGTGAAGAATAATTGCTGTGGATTTTAAACATTATGATATTAAGATAAGCCCCTTTCAGCTTGTCGCAGCGGAACGCATTTAGTCTACTGGTTTATCACGCCCGCCTGTTTTGTGCTAATTACTAAATAACTGATGAATTTATCTGCCGTGAAAAACCTTttccctcctgctcctgtctgtgcaacacagacagatagacagacagatagacagacagatagacagatagatagatagacagatagacagatagatagatagatagatagatagatagatagatagatagatagatagatgggtTTCAATTTTACTGTCCCAACCAAATACACTTATATTCCCCTGGCATGTTTTCCTGAATTATTCACATCcaaacatttatatttgtatgcACCAGACCTACATGTATACATTATGCATGAGGTAGTCCATGGTCAGGTTCTGCTTTGGGGACATCGGTTTGATAAAAAATAGAGTTCATCCTGAGTTACAGCTCTGCTCAAACAAGTGTTTATAGTCTGAATCTGTCCTTTGTACAGAGGCAGGCTGACAAAACTAATAGACGCAGCATGTATTAATAACTCTTTTCAGTTGACCAGAATGGTACGTGTGGTACAGAAATGGATCCCTGGGCCCAAGCTGGAGGCTGGTGGCCTTCAGCATTGAGTCCAaactctgctcctctctccaccAGCGGAGTCTAAAGcagcaatataataatatttcattttgtcctCGGTATTGCTTTTTATATGAGCGAGGCAATACATTGAGCAGGTATACTAAAGCCATAAATTGACAGGGGCTTGTATCTAGCAGTCTGTAGGGACCCCCTTGCACTTGTGCTACAGATGATAATTATGTTTTGTGGACccgtctctgctctctgcattATTTCACTATTTCAGAGAGATGATGGGAAATGCAAATGATAAGCAGAGTGGGAGACTAAAAGTTGTGTGAGAAAGCGAGTGTGACAGGCAGAGGGAGTGAGTCATTTGAAAGGTCAGCACTGTATAAGCgctcagtgtgtttttgaattaaGTAATCTAATGAACTTTCTGCTTATCGATGTGTTTGCAGCTGTAACACAACTTGAGGGTTATTCAGTTTTTACTGGTTTGGGTTTGTGTGAGAAGATTGCTCTTATTCTCCAAAAAAAAATGCCCCAGTTTGCATAATTTATGTAATTCCCAATTTATTTTGGTGAAATTGAGCTGTTtatgcttttaattaatttatgatgatgatttaatgtggtgtttttttttttctgcagtgctgTTAATGAACAAGTGGAAGCGAACCAACAGTAGCTGCACCTCTGTTATCACCTTGTTGCCCTATCaacattcattgtgtttcaAGTCAGCGGTGGGTCACAGCAAGACCACAAACACGGAGAGGAACCCCGCAGAGATTTCCAGCAGTCGAACAGAGCTGCTTCTGTTCCTAAAATCTATTTTCCTGCATAAACATTCCCCCTAATAAATCCAGccttctgtatttttaaccAGAAATAAAAAAGCCTGCAGCTTTGTAGGGGAGTAATTGCACCAAGACATTTTAAGAGCTTCTTCCCTTGCCAAGGCTGTATGagcctgttttattttttaaattacacaGCTAAAGATAATTTTGTTGTTTCATCAGATggatttactttttttatttgtgctgcTAAGTGAACTCTATCACGTTTAGACAGACTTGTGAGTAACATCTCAACTTTGATTGATCAAAATCCACAGTTTGGCTCACATATATGAGACGACATACATAACATAAAACAAGAACCGAGAAAATCTTcctcttacaaatgaaaagttcaattcagttcaacacacacacacacacacacacacacagacacacacacaggggtttTACTGCTGCAGCCTTACTTGGCAAGTATGCTGATGGTTGGtgcatttttctaatttattttagccttttattcttattctttcttTAATGGTACATTTCCTACTGATGTTGTGATGTGTGATCTTCTTCCTAGCTTAAAAGGCACGCTAAACTAGCTGATTGGCTAACAGTCATTATTGTCCGAAGGCCCATGAAGAGGGCTTTTCAGAGCCAGACTGTGGTAAGAAACCTCAAATTAGCACACAAATGACCCCTAAAGTTTGATAAATGTTAGTTTTTCTtacacttgtttttattttcagttttttctgcTATAGCTAGCTATGTTAGCTAGCTTGATCACTAACAGTAAGTGGACAGTTTATCTAAAGAACATATTTTGACCATTGATTTCTGTCTCAGAATTGCAAACTATGATGCCTCATTTGTGGAAAAGTTCATACGGTTTCATACAAAACAGGGATATGTACAGTtgtgacaatgctaacatgacAGCGTCTTCCATCACAGTGCGTttaatttgcattaaaatgttGTTGTGCTGGCTGAGCTTTAAAGAGGATCTTGGGAAATGTACCGTTatcctttcatttcatttaaaaaaatccagaaaCAAGTAAGTTGTTTGAGACTCTTGTGTtgagaatcttttttttgtcaatgtgCTTTTTGCAAGAAGGAACCTTGAACCTCAAAAGGTGGAAACTCTTTGAGCTAATTTTCTATGGTTCCTATAGCTCAGGAGCTGATTGCCATCAAGCAgtgagacagagcagcagaatgACAAAACAGGCCGTGGTTACATCTCTCAACAATCACTCTTTGCTCCCATAAACCTCCATAAAAAAGGAAGATATTGATGGTTGTCAGCTGATCTGATCAATGTTGGCTGGCCACTTCTTTAATTCATTAACTGCATGGCGTACGGCCTTTCAGATGCAATCAAGCCTTGAATAACAGTGAGCTACCCCGACAGTCTTTGTCATCGATCTGTCGCAGCTCGGCGGCTCCGCCGGCACAGATCAGACCCGTGGGTAAACCTGGAGAAGCCTGCCGTTCATCAGCGTTGACTCACTCCAAGGTGAAGGAGGATGGAGCTGGAGGGCGAAGGAGATGGGACTGAGGGTAAGGCTGTGGTTTATGTTGGATATTTACACGGAGATATAGCaggcagagaggatggaggCAAGATATGGAGAAAcggagacagacaaacacacatggacaGATGGAGACTTAGAGAGAGACTGACAAGGggagtgaaaaagaaaatgaggaaaCTGACAGAtgtacagacaaacaaactgagggtgtagtggagggagggggtgaagaagacagagacagcCCTGGGGTGTTGGTGGATAGCAATGatcaaaaaaacactgaactccATCATTGTTATTCAGCTGGCATTCCTCCGGGTGTTGTGGACAACGATTTTAGCTGACTTGCTACAAACGCAAGATCCTCGCTAAGT
Protein-coding sequences here:
- the and2 gene encoding actinodin2, whose amino-acid sequence is MGPGGGLEEEEVEDGVVNLQDAAEFLGAVPVGQDKEEEVHAVSDDVKAEAMTNLRKLVRNRRNVPVLPVPQFKRLPDFWGWYKYFMDSHNQEGIEDLDRLYMAFLQNKHRSEEGPTFNHYLTHLSEIYKSCANSDDPECIAESTSKPKASVVMPAPIKSAAVRMCNPYIDPYCLFPLLPKAAAPEPAPAAAKVPAPILTPMLPMPLKSPTGFYYYAPVLEPFLSAEQKTELLRICNSEDVECLQYHLRAAYGYRPAPGPAPSYAALKCDPKDPYCRPLLVQKAPTGFYHLLYPSCDPEVDPLCVTKVAAPAPLAAEEPPKEQHCNPLFDAGCNPLTATKLSDLTKPVLEYPLKDEPAPPAAPMMCDPRFDPYCILAAAAALRKPAPQIPEHQVRYKLGVPGKTKEGHDCYVHYDKDCTPVKSGPEAKADIKAPAKPFCHPFDPNCGKFASTASVEAPKPSKDGIILPDPDCDPEFDYNCRLRRAEPAAAADEPAAAADEPAKEATVPHFEDFLRGVMSQYK